In a single window of the Diospyros lotus cultivar Yz01 chromosome 10, ASM1463336v1, whole genome shotgun sequence genome:
- the LOC127811487 gene encoding uncharacterized protein LOC127811487 isoform X2: protein MEKGCPSLLLFLKAKIVFLTVMGKVKDFLGVLSEANERLQDDVMNNAKDYDIEMLTGNESEYIEMDLMLGVADLHTPEAIAAAESAIAGYQPTISLAASSSSETESEASSDNSSDSDDDDATCSITNSKRDMPPVDDSSIKPSRNQKLRKRPKIVELL from the exons ATGGAAAAGGGATGCCCTTCACTTCTTCTGTTCCTAAAAGCCAAG ATTGTGTTTCTGACAGTTATGGGAAAAGTGAAAGATTTCTTAGGAGTTCTATCTGAGGCAAATGAAAGGTTGCAGGATGATGTAATG AATAATGCCAAAGATTATGATATTGAAATGCTTACTGGGAATGAATCTGAATACATTGAAATG GATTTGATGCTGGGTGTTGCTGATTTGCATACACCTGAGGCCATTGCCGCTGCTGAGTCTGCAATAGCTGGCTATCAACCCACGATTTCTTTGGCAGCTTCTAGTAGTAGTGAAACAGAATCAGAAGCTAGCAGCGACAATAGCAGTGACAGTGACGATGATGATGCCACATGTTCTATTACAAATTCTAAAAGAGACATGCCCCCTGTTGATGATTCTTCAATCAAACCATCTAGAAACCAAAAGCTGAGAAAAAGGCCAAAGATTGTTGAGCTCTTGTAG
- the LOC127811274 gene encoding pentatricopeptide repeat-containing protein At1g06710, mitochondrial has translation MSKRKLGFALSRPIAYSLRRNGFFSSSTSPSQSHPLKLTRHSFCSSSTDNLLDGLFDPDLNLPGYVSHFPKDSGVQSPKPQEFAFLKDSNAADSETKLGPDSGMYSHDALLVSNAIKNINDGFGDQTLKFLSQFRRKLHESLVVDVLKLVQNPVLGVKFFLWAGRQIGYGHSAPVYDALLDLLGCDMNERVPQHFLQEIKDDDKEVLRKLLKALISKCCRKGLWNVALEELGRLKDFGYKPQSATYNNLVQVFLEADRLDTAYLVYREMSDSGFRMNAYTLGCFARSLCRAGRWREALDLIEKEEFVPDTVIYTKMISGLCEASLFEEAMDFLSRMRSNSCAPNAITYRTLLCGCLNKRQLGRSKRILKMMIAEGCYPSPHIFNSLLYAYCRAQDYSYAYKLLKKMAQCGCQPGYVSYNILIGGICGNEEVPGESALQLAENAYKEMLDAGHVLNKVNITYFAGCLCGAGKYDRAYNIICEMMTKGFIPDCYTYSKVIGFLCNASKVEKAFQLFEEMKRNGIVPDVYTYTMLIDSFCKVGLIQQAHRWFDEMLRDGCTPNVVTYTALIHAYMKAKKISRANELFEMMLSEGCTPNIITYSALIDGYCKAGEIQKALQIYAKMRGSVGSSDIDMYFRADSNTQEPNVVTYGALIDGLCKAHKVKEAHELLAAMSREGCKPNHVVYDALIDGFCKAGGLDKAREIFAIMLEHGYNPNIFTYSSLIDRLFKDKELDLALKVLSKMLESSCPPNVITYTEMIDGLCKVGKTDEAYKLMLMMEEKGCDPNVVTYTAMIDGFGKAGKVSKCLELFRQMGTKNCAPNYITYRVLINHCCVSGLLDEARLLLEEMKQTYWPRHMASYRKVIEGFNREFIMNLGLLDEISGNDHVPVTPIYRILIESFRKAGRLEVALELHKEISSSSVFHSADRIMYSSLIESLSASCKVDKAFELYGEMTRRGGLPDLSVFFHLIKGLIKVNRWEEALQLSDSLCHMDICWVPNEDTFGGS, from the exons ATGAGCAAGCGGAAACTCGGATTCGCCCTCTCTCGACCGATTGCATACTCTCTCAGACGCAACggcttcttctcctcctccaccTCGCCTTCccaatctcatccattgaagcTCACTCGCCACAGTTTCTGCTCTTCTTCGACTGACAATCTGCTGGATGGATTATTCGATCCTGACTTAAATCTCCCAGGATACGTCTCTCACTTCCCGAAGGATTCAGGGGTTCAGTCCCCTAAGCCTCAGGAATTCGCCTTTCTCAAGGACTCTAACGCTGCTGATTCGGAGACCAAGCTCGGGCCTGACTCTGGTATGTATTCCCACGATGCTTTATTGGTTTCCAATGCGATTAAGAATATAAATGATGGTTTTGGGGATCAAACCCTAAAGTTTCTTAGCCAGTTTAGGCGGAAATTGCACGAGTCTTTGGTGGTTGATGTGCTGAAACTTGTGCAGAATCCTGTATTGGGCGTGAAGTTTTTCTTATGGGCTGGTCGACAGATTGGTTATGGTCACTCCGCCCCAGTTTATGATGCTCTATTGGATTTATTAGGCTGTGATATGAATGAGAGAGTGCCGCAACATTTTCTTCAAGAAATAAAGGATGATGACAAGGAAGTGCTCCGGAAGTTGCTTAAAGCATTGATTTCCAAATGCTGCCGAAAGGGGTTGTGGAATGTAGCCTTGGAAGAACTTGGGAGGCTTAAAGATTTTGGGTACAAGCCCCAAAGCGCTACTTATAATAATTTAGTTCAGGTGTTTCTGGAAGCAGATAGGTTAGATACAGCATACTTGGTGTACAGGGAGATGTCAGATTCAGGTTTTCGGATGAATGCTTACACTCTGGGTTGCTTTGCGCGTTCCCTTTGCAGAGCAGGAAGATGGAGGGAAGCcctggatttgattgaaaaggAAGAGTTTGTGCCTGATACAGTAATTTACACAAAAATGATATCTGGACTCTGTGAGGCTTCACTTTTTGAAGAAGCAATGGATTTTTTGAGCAGGATGCGGTCTAATTCCTGCGCTCCTAATGCCATAACATACAGGACTTTGCTTTGTGGTTGTTTGAACAAAAGACAACTGGGTAGGTCTAAGAGAATACTCAAAATGATGATTGCCGAAGGTTGTTATCCAAGTCCTCACATATTTAACTCCCTTCTTTATGCATACTGCAGAGCCCAAGACTATTCCTACGCCTACAAGTTGCTCAAGAAAATGGCACAATGTGGTTGCCAGCCAGGCTATGTGAGTTACAACATATTAATTGGTGGAATTTGTGGCAATGAGGAGGTACCAGGCGAGAGTGCTTTACAATTGGCTGAAAATGCTTACAAGGAAATGCTTGATGCAGGGCATGTACTAAATAAAGTCAATATCACCTATTTTGCTGGTTGCCTTTGTGGTGCTGGTAAATATGATAGAGCATACAACATTATTTGTGAGATGATGACTAAGGGATTTATACCAGATTGTTATACATACTCCAAAGTTATTGGTTTTCTGTGCAATGCCTCAAAAGTAGAAAAGGCTTTCCAATTATTTGAAGAGATGAAGAGGAATGGTATTGTTCCAGATGTATATACCTACACAATGCTAATAGATAGCTTTTGTAAAGTGGGCCTTATTCAACAGGCTCATAGATGGTTTGATGAAATGTTAAGGGATGGCTGTACCCCTAATGTGGTGACCTATACTGCTCTTATTCATGCTTACATGAAAGCAAAGAAGATATCCAGAGCAAATGAGCTCTTTGAAATGATGTTATCGGAAGGTTGCACTCCAAATATCATCACATATTCTGCCTTGATAGATGGTTACTGTAAAGCTGGAGAAATTCAGAAGGCTTTGCAGATTTATGCAAAAATGAGGGGAAGTGTGGGAAGTTCAGACATAGACATGTACTTTAGGGCTGATAGCAACACTCAGGAACCAAATGTTGTCACATATGGAGCTTTGATAGACGGTTTGTGCAAAGCACACAAGGTTAAAGAAGCTCATGAATTATTAGCTGCAATGTCAAGAGAAGGTTGTAAGCCTAATCATGTGGTATATGATGCCCTTATCGATGGATTTTGTAAGGCTGGGGGGCTAGATAAAGCACGGGAGATTTTTGCTATAATGTTGGAACATGGCtacaatccaaatatttttacgtACAGCTCTTTGATTGACAGATTATTTAAGGACAAAGAGCTGGATCTTGCTTTAAAGGTCTTGTCTAAAATGCTAGAAAGTTCTTGCCCTCCTAATGTTATTACCTACACGGAAATGATTGATGGACTTTGTAAAGTTGGCAAGACCGATGAAGCCTATAAACTTATGTTGATGATGGAAGAAAAGGGGTGTGACCCGAACGTTGTAACTTATACTGCCATGATAGATGGCTTTGGAAAAGCAGGTAAAGTTAGCAAGTGTCTGGAACTCTTTAGACAGATGGGTACCAAGAATTGTGCTCCAAATTATATTACTTACAGGGTTTTGATAAATCATTGCTGTGTCTCTGGCCTTTTGGATGAGGCTCGCCTACTTTTGGAGGAGATGAAACAAACATACTGGCCTAGGCATATGGCAAGTTATCGTAAGGTTATTGAAGGCTTCAATCGAGAATTCATCATGAATCTTGGCCTCCTGGATGAGATAAGTGGCAACGACCATGTGCCTGTTACTCCAATTTACAGAATTCTGATTGAAAGCTTTCGAAAGGCTGGAAGGCTGGAGGTTGCACTTGAGCTGCATAAAGAGATCTCATCATCTTCAGTATTTCATTCTGCTGACAGGATTATGTACTCTTCTTTAATCGAGAGCCTTTCTGCGTCATGCAAGGTTGATAAGGCCTTCGAATTATATGGGGAAATGACAAGGAGGGGTGGATTGCCAGATTTAAGTGTCTTCTTTCACCTCATCAAAGGGCTTATTAAGGTAAACAGATGGGAGGAAGCACTTCAGCTTTCGGATAGCCTATGCCATATG GATATCTGTTGGGTCCCTAATGAAGATACATTTGGCGGCAGCTAG
- the LOC127811487 gene encoding uncharacterized protein LOC127811487 isoform X1, whose translation MAESNKDLLELERKNLSSSTIESKLIVCKSNDLSQTQNQKPKTPPNGKGMPFTSSVPKSQVMGKVKDFLGVLSEANERLQDDVMNNAKDYDIEMLTGNESEYIEMDLMLGVADLHTPEAIAAAESAIAGYQPTISLAASSSSETESEASSDNSSDSDDDDATCSITNSKRDMPPVDDSSIKPSRNQKLRKRPKIVELL comes from the exons atgGCTGAAAGCAACAAAGATCTTCTGGAATTGGAACGAAAGAATTTGTCGTCTTCAACTATAG AATCAAAGCTTATTGTCTGCAAAAGCAATGACTTGAGCCAGACTCAGAACCAAAAACCTAAAACCCCTCCCAATGGAAAAGGGATGCCCTTCACTTCTTCTGTTCCTAAAAGCCAAG TTATGGGAAAAGTGAAAGATTTCTTAGGAGTTCTATCTGAGGCAAATGAAAGGTTGCAGGATGATGTAATG AATAATGCCAAAGATTATGATATTGAAATGCTTACTGGGAATGAATCTGAATACATTGAAATG GATTTGATGCTGGGTGTTGCTGATTTGCATACACCTGAGGCCATTGCCGCTGCTGAGTCTGCAATAGCTGGCTATCAACCCACGATTTCTTTGGCAGCTTCTAGTAGTAGTGAAACAGAATCAGAAGCTAGCAGCGACAATAGCAGTGACAGTGACGATGATGATGCCACATGTTCTATTACAAATTCTAAAAGAGACATGCCCCCTGTTGATGATTCTTCAATCAAACCATCTAGAAACCAAAAGCTGAGAAAAAGGCCAAAGATTGTTGAGCTCTTGTAG